A segment of the Mangrovimonas sp. YM274 genome:
AAACTTTGTATTAATTCTTTACTTTTGCGAGGCTAAAGAAAAAAAATATTTTAAAAACGGCTTTGGTTTAGATAGAGTGTCTGTAGTTTTTGGACGCTATTTTTTTATCACTTATAAGCCATTAAATTATAATATCTTAAATATGAATATATACAACGATTACATCAAGGAAATCGAAGAGCGTAAAGCTCAGGGACTTCACCCTAAACCTATTGATGATGCAGCTTTATTAAGCGAAATCATTGAGCAAATTAAAGATTTGAACAATGAAAGCCGCAAAGATTCTCTAAATTTCTTTATTTACAATACTTTGCCTGGAACAACCAGTGCCGCAGGAGTAAAGGCTAAATTTTTAAAAGAAATTATCCTTGGTGAGTCAGTTGTTGAAGAGATTAGCCCTGCTTTTGCTTTTGAGCAGTTGTCACACATGAAGGGAGGCCCTTCTGTAGAAGTGCTTCTTGATTTGGCTTTAGGAAGCGATGAGGCCATTGCTGCAGAAGCTGCCAAAGTATTAAAAACACAGGTGTTCCTTTATGAAGCAGATACTGCTCGTTTGGAAGAAGCATTCAAATCAGGTAATGCTATTGCAAGGCAATTGATTGAAAGTTATGCTAAGGCTGAGTTTTTTACAGAACTTCCGGAAGTAGAAGAAAAAATAGAGATTGTAACATTTATTGCAGGTGTAGGGGATATTTCTACAGATTTATTGTCTCCTGGAGCCGATGCCCATTCTCGTTCAGACCGTGAGTTGCATGGACAGTCTATATTTGAGCATAACAAAGAAATGCAAAACGATCTTAAGGCCTTACAAGAACAACACCCGGATAAGCGTGTGATGTTAGTTGCTGAAAAAGGAACTATGGGAGTAGGGTCTTCAAGAATGTCTGGAGTAAACAATGTGGCTTTATGGACAGGTATACAAGCTAGCCCATATGTACCATTTATCAATATTGCTCCTGTTATTGCTGGAACAAACGGAATTTCTCCAATTTTCCTTACTACTGTGGGAGTAACAGGAGGTATTGGAATTGATCTTAAGAATTGGGTTAAGAAAAAAGATGCTGAAGGAAATGTTGTATTGGATGGAAATGGAGATCCCGTTTTGGAACAAGCCTATTCAGTAGAAACTGGTACCGTTCTAACCATTAATACAAAAGAGAAGAAATTATATAATGGAGATCAAGAGTTAATTGATATTTCTGCATCCTTAACGCCACAAAAGATGGAGTTCATTAAGGCAGGGGGATCTTACGCTGTTGTATTTGGGAAAAAATTACAGACGTTTGCCGCTAAAGTATTAGGAATTGAGATTCCTCAAGTTTATGCACCGTCAAAAGAAATTTCTGTGGATGGTCAAGGTCTAACGGCAGTAGAAAAAATATTCAACCAAAATGCAGTAGGAACAACTCCAGGAAAAACATTACATGCAGGTTCTGATGTTCGTGTTGAAGTAAATATTGTAGGATCTCAAGATACTACGGGGTTAATGACATCTCAAGAGTTGGAAATGATGGCGGCTACGGTAATTTCACCAATAGTGGATGGTGGGTATCAGTCTGGTTGTCATACAGCTTCCGTTTGGGATGACAAGTCCAAAGCGAATATTCCTAAATTGATGAGATTTATGAATGACTTTGGCCTAATTACAGGACGCGATCCTAAAGGAGTCTACCATGCAATGACCGATGTAATTCATAAAGTTTTAAATGATATTACAGTAAGTGATTGGGATATCATCATTGGTGGAGATTCTCACACACGTATGTCTAAGGGAGTTGCATTTGGTGCCGATTCTGGTACTGTAGCATTAGCCTTGGCTACAGGTGAAGCGACTATGCCAATACCGCAATCTGTTAAAGTGACCTTTAAAGGAAACATGAGAAGCTTCATGGATTTCCGAGATGTAGTGCATGCTACGCAACAACAAATGTTGAAGCAGTTTGGAGGTGAAAACGTATTCCAAGGACGTGTAATTGAAGTGCACATTGGAACATTGACTTCAGACCAAGCCTTTACATTTACAGATTGGACTGCAGAAATGAAGGCCAAGGCGTCTATCTGTATTTCTGAAGATGAAACTTTAATCGAATCTTTAGAGATTGCAAGAGATCGTATCCAAATCATGATTGAAAAAGGTATGGATAATGAAACGCAAGTACTGCAAGGTTTGGTAGATAAAGCAAATGCAAGAATCCAAGAGGTTAAAACTGGAATTAAGCCAGCTTTAAGACCAGATGCCAACGCGAAATATTATGCAGAGGTTGTCATTGATTTGGACGAGATTGCAGAACCAATGATTGCCGATCCAGATGTCAACAACGAAGATGTATCTAAACGATATACCCACGATACCATCAGACCATTGTCTTATTATGGAGGTACAAAGCAGGTAGATCTAGGGTTTGTAGGGTCTTGTATGGTTCATAAAGGAGATATGAAGATATTGGCTCAAATGTTGAAAAACATCGAAGCACAGCAAGGTAAAGTAGAGTTTAAAGCTCCTTTAGTTGTAGCACCTCCAACCTATAATATTGTTGATGAGTTGAAAGCTGAAGGTGATTGGGAAGTATTACAAAAGTACTCTGGATTTGAGTTTGATGATAATGCACCAAAAGGTTTAGCACGTACTAAGTACGAAAACATGCTGTACTTGGAGCGTCCAGGTTGTAACCTGTGTATGGGTAACCAGGAAAAAGCGGAGCCAGGAGATACAGTAATGGCAACATCTACACGTTTATTCCAAGGAAGAGTTGTAAAAGATTCTGGAGAGAAAAAAGGAGAATCTTTATTGTCTTCCACTCCAGTAGTAGTGTTATCTACTATTTTAGGTAGAACTCCTACTATGGAAGAATATGAGGCAGCTGTTGAAGGTATAGTTTTAACTAGATTTTCACCGTCTCAAAAGCAATTGGTATTAGCTTAAAAGTTGATTTAATATATGTGAAAGTCCGAGTTTTAACTCGGACTTTTTTTTTCTGTCGTTTTAAATCCTTGAATTGGAAACCTTGACATTTTAAGTTTTTCAAACGAGTACATATTTTGTATATTGTAAACACCAAAAAAAGGAATAGAAATAAACAATAAAAAACTTATGGCATTTGATATAGACATGATAAAGGAGGTTTATGCTAACATGGCAGAACGTGTAGATAAAGCGCGTGAAGTTGTAGGTAAACCATTGACACTCTCTGAAAAGATTTTATACTCACATCTTTGGGATGGAACTCCAGAGAAGGCTTTTGTTAGGGGAAAGGATTATGTGGATTTTGCTCCAGATAGAATTGCATGTCAGGATGCAACCGCACAAATGGCATTGTTGCAATTTATGCAAGCTGGAAAACCTAAGGTTGCCGTACCAACTACAGTACACTGTGATCACTTAATTCAAGCAAAACAAGGGGCGAAAGAAGATTTAAGACAAGCCAATGAAACTAGTAAGGAAGTGTTTGATTTTTTGGCGTCTGTATCCAATAAATATGGAATTGGATTTTGGAAACCGGGAGCAGGGATTATTCACCAAGTAGTTTTGGAGAACTATGCTTTTCCAGGCGGAATGATGATTGGTACCGATTCTCATACTGTAAATGCAGGAGGCTTGGGAATGGTAGCTATTGGAGTAGGAGGGGCTGATGCCGTAGATGTAATGGCCGGTATGGCTTGGGAGCTTAAGTTTCCAAAGTTGATAGGTGTAAAATTAACAGGAAAACTATCTGGTTGGACGGCACCTAAAGATGTAATTCTTAAAGTTGCTGAAATTTTAACGGTAAAAGGTGGTACTGGAGCCATAGTGGAATATTTTGGCCCGGGAGCAACAGCGATGTCTTGTACCGGTAAAGGTACCATTTGTAACATGGGAGCAGAAATTGGAGCAACCACCTCTACATTTGGTTATGATGAATCCATGGAACGTTATTTACGCGCTACGGAAAGAGCTGATGTTGCCGATGCTGCCAATGAAATCAAAGATTATTTGACAGCAGATGCTGAAGTATACCAAAATCCAGAGCAATATTTTGATCAGGTTATAGAAATTAATCTTTCAGAATTATCTCCACTTTTAAATGGTCCGTTTACGCCAGACTTGTCTACACCTGCTGGTAAGGAAATGACGGAAAAGGCAAAGGCCAATGAATGGCCATTGGCTGTTGAGTGGGGCTTGATTGGATCATGTACGAACTCGTCCTATGAAGATTTGTCGAGGGCTTCTTCAATAGCACAGCAAGCTTTGGATAAAAATTTAAAAACCAAAGCAGAATTTGGGATAAATCCAGGTTCTGAACAGGTGCGTTATACTGCCGAACGTGATGGTATTCTTCAAGTGTTTGAAAAATTAGACGCTAAAATTTTTACCAATGCCTGTGGTCCCTGTATCGGGCAATGGGCACGATATAGTGACCCTAAAAATGCTCCTAAAAACAGTATTGTGCATTCCTTCAACAGAAACTTTGCAAAGCGTGCCGATGGTAACCCTAACACGCATGCCTTTGTGGCATCCCCCGAATTAACAGCGGCAATAGCTATTGCGGGACGTTTGGACTTTAACCCTCTCACCGATAAGTTAATCAACGAAAATGGTGAAGAAGTAATGTTTGATGAGCCTACAGGATGGGAATTACCGCCAAAAGGTTTTGAAGTTAAAGAAAATGGATATGTAGATCCTGTTGAAGATGGAAGTGGGTTAGAGGTTTCTGTAAGTCCTACTTCGGAGCGTTTACAATTGTTGGAGCCATTTACTCCAATTGGAGATACTATAACGGGAGCTAAATTATTAATCAAGGCTTTTGGTAAGTGTACCACAGACCATATCTCTATGGCAGGACCTTGGTTACGTTTTAGAGGTCATCTAGATAATATTTCCAACAACTGCTTAATTGGTGCTGTGAATGCGTACAACCAACAAACAAACTTTGTGAAGAACCAATTGACAGGTGAGTATGGTGGCGTACCAGATGTACAACGCGAGTATAAGGCAGCAGGGATTAAAACAGTAGTGGTTGGAGATCATAATTACGGAGAAGGGTCTTCCAGAGAGCATGCAGCTATGGAGCCGAGGCACTTAGGAGTAGCGGCAGTATTGGTGAAGTCTTTTGCACGTATTCATGAAACAAACCTTAAAAAACAAGGGATGTTAGCTTTAACCTTTGCAAATGAAAATGATTATGATTTGGTACAAGAGGATGATACTTTCAATTTCTTAGATCTGAATGAATTTGCTCCAGATAAGCCTTTAAGCATTGAGTTGGTACATAATGATGGATCTAAAGATGTCATTACAGTTAACCATAGTTATAATGAAGCGCAAATTGCATGGTATAATGAGGGATCTGCATTGAACCTTATCAAAAAGCAAAATGCCGCATAAAAATATGATAATGCATTATTAAGAAAAGGCTCCTAGTATTATGGGAGCCTTTTTCTTGATGATATAAAAACTTTTGTAGTTATTTTTGAATATGAAGCTGAATAAATCCCAAAAACAAAATATTGTTTTTTTAGTGATACTTGTACTGCTTTTAGTACCACAAACTAGGTTTCCAATTCAATTGCTTATAAATAAAGGCCTGGCTTTATTTGGTCCTTCGATTGAGGATGTTGAAGATAGGGAGGTCCTGAGTAGCTACAATTGGAAGTTAATGGATAGTAATGACAAAATCGTAAATTTTGAGGACTATCAAGGTAAGGTGGTGTTAATCAATTTTTGGGCCACTTGGTGTCCTCCTTGTATTGCTGAAATGGACAGTCTGGAGGAACTTTATGAAATTTATAAAGATGAAGTTGTGTTTGTATTTGTTAGTAATGAAGAACAGCCTGTAGTAGAACAATTTTTAATTAAAAAGAATTACGGTTTTAGGGCATATAGGCCGCTTCAAGCGCCTCCAAAAGAGTTAGAGGTATCTACTATACCGAGAACATTTTTAATAGATAAGAACGGCGCTATTGCTATAGATAAAACAGGTGCGGCCAATTGGAGTAGTGATGCGGTAAAAGAACAAATAGAAAAATTGTTGAATATTAAGTAAGGATGGTATAAAACAAAAAAAGTTAAGCCTTTTCGCTTAACTTTTTTCTTTGTGACCCGGCTGGGGCTCGAACCCAGGACCCTAACATTAAAAGTGTTATGCTCTACCAGCTGAGCTACCGAGTCATTATGTTTTTGAGGTTTAAAACGTCCCTTCTCAGAGGCGTTGCATTCTGTGCGCACGAGAAGATTCGAACTTCCACATCCTAATGGATACTAGCCCCTCAAGCTAGCGCGTCTACCGGTTCCGCCACGTGCGCATACGGTCAACTTAATAAAAAAAGTTAAGCTATTTCGCTTAACTTTTTACTTGTGACCCGGCTGGGGCTCGAACCCAGGACCCTAACATTAAAAGTGTTATGCTCTACCAACTGAGCTACCGAGTCTTTTTGTAATGCGGGTGCAAAGATAGGATGATTTATTTGTTTTCCAAACCATTTTCAAAATAATTTTTTGTTTTTTTGCCTTAGAGATTCATATGCTTTTAGCAATCAATATATAACATGGAAAAAAAAATATTTTTAGTTGGGTACATGGGGTCAGGTAAAACCTCGGTTGGGGCCAAATTGGCGAAAATTTTAAAATGTGATTTTTTAGATTTGGATGTCTTTATTGAGGAAAAGGAGGGAATGACTGTTAGGGAACTATTCAAATTAAAAGGAGAGATTTATTTTAGAAGAGCCGAATCAAAATACCTTCAAGAAATTATTGACCAAAAAGAGATCAAGGTTATTTCGTTAGGAGGGGGGACGCCTTGTTATGGAAATAATATGGGAAGAATTTTATCGGCTTCCAATGCTAAAAGTGTGTATTTAAAGGCATCCATTCCTACTTTAACCAAACGTTTATTTGAGGAGCGTATAAATAGGCCATTGATTGCACACTTGGATTCTGAAGAACTTTTAGTGGAGTTTATAGGAAAACATCTTTTTGAACGTTCACCTTATTATAGTCAAAGTGAGGTAACTGTTCTAACGGATGGCAAGAGCTTAGATGATATTATAAGTGAAATTTTGAGCGTGGAGCAATGAAGCTTCTTGCTTATTGCAAGAAGGCTTCAAAGGTGTCTCCGTCTAGAATTACTTCTACATGTTCTTTAATAGAAGTAGAAAGTGAAATACCTTTAAAATCGGCTTTCACAGGGTATTTTTTATGATTTCGGTTCACCAATACGGCTGTTTTAAATTGCTTTAAGGGAACATTTAAAAAATGCTTAACGCCATAGATTAGGGTGCTGCCAGAGTTTAATACATCGTCAACCAATACAATAGATTTGTTTGTGTAGTCCTCTTGCTTTAATGAGGTTTTAACTTCTTCCAAAGGATGTTTTTTATCAACAATCACTTTGCACAATATGGTATTGATATCGGAAATGTTATCTAGAGAGGCTTTGAGTTTTTGTGCCAAAAGATACCCGTTGCTATCTATTCCGGCTAAAATGACCTCTTTTTCTGAAACGTTACTTTCATAAATTTGATAAGCAATACGACGGATTTTATGTTGGATTTCTTGGTGGTTTAGTATAGTGTTTTTTGTAACAGTCATCGCTAATGTTGTTTTGTCAAAGATAAAGGAGAAAATTCAATAATGTTCTATTCAGTCATCATTTTCACCATAATAGCCTTCAAGATCACGACGGTCTTTTTTGGTAGGTCGGCCGGTTCCTTTTTTTCTATAGTAATCTTGAGAGTATTTTAAAAGTTCCTTGGCTTCAAACTCTTCTTTTGGAGTTAAATCGGTTCGGTATATATCGACAAGTTTTGCACCAACACGATTAGGAG
Coding sequences within it:
- a CDS encoding bifunctional aconitate hydratase 2/2-methylisocitrate dehydratase, whose amino-acid sequence is MNIYNDYIKEIEERKAQGLHPKPIDDAALLSEIIEQIKDLNNESRKDSLNFFIYNTLPGTTSAAGVKAKFLKEIILGESVVEEISPAFAFEQLSHMKGGPSVEVLLDLALGSDEAIAAEAAKVLKTQVFLYEADTARLEEAFKSGNAIARQLIESYAKAEFFTELPEVEEKIEIVTFIAGVGDISTDLLSPGADAHSRSDRELHGQSIFEHNKEMQNDLKALQEQHPDKRVMLVAEKGTMGVGSSRMSGVNNVALWTGIQASPYVPFINIAPVIAGTNGISPIFLTTVGVTGGIGIDLKNWVKKKDAEGNVVLDGNGDPVLEQAYSVETGTVLTINTKEKKLYNGDQELIDISASLTPQKMEFIKAGGSYAVVFGKKLQTFAAKVLGIEIPQVYAPSKEISVDGQGLTAVEKIFNQNAVGTTPGKTLHAGSDVRVEVNIVGSQDTTGLMTSQELEMMAATVISPIVDGGYQSGCHTASVWDDKSKANIPKLMRFMNDFGLITGRDPKGVYHAMTDVIHKVLNDITVSDWDIIIGGDSHTRMSKGVAFGADSGTVALALATGEATMPIPQSVKVTFKGNMRSFMDFRDVVHATQQQMLKQFGGENVFQGRVIEVHIGTLTSDQAFTFTDWTAEMKAKASICISEDETLIESLEIARDRIQIMIEKGMDNETQVLQGLVDKANARIQEVKTGIKPALRPDANAKYYAEVVIDLDEIAEPMIADPDVNNEDVSKRYTHDTIRPLSYYGGTKQVDLGFVGSCMVHKGDMKILAQMLKNIEAQQGKVEFKAPLVVAPPTYNIVDELKAEGDWEVLQKYSGFEFDDNAPKGLARTKYENMLYLERPGCNLCMGNQEKAEPGDTVMATSTRLFQGRVVKDSGEKKGESLLSSTPVVVLSTILGRTPTMEEYEAAVEGIVLTRFSPSQKQLVLA
- a CDS encoding aconitate hydratase gives rise to the protein MAFDIDMIKEVYANMAERVDKAREVVGKPLTLSEKILYSHLWDGTPEKAFVRGKDYVDFAPDRIACQDATAQMALLQFMQAGKPKVAVPTTVHCDHLIQAKQGAKEDLRQANETSKEVFDFLASVSNKYGIGFWKPGAGIIHQVVLENYAFPGGMMIGTDSHTVNAGGLGMVAIGVGGADAVDVMAGMAWELKFPKLIGVKLTGKLSGWTAPKDVILKVAEILTVKGGTGAIVEYFGPGATAMSCTGKGTICNMGAEIGATTSTFGYDESMERYLRATERADVADAANEIKDYLTADAEVYQNPEQYFDQVIEINLSELSPLLNGPFTPDLSTPAGKEMTEKAKANEWPLAVEWGLIGSCTNSSYEDLSRASSIAQQALDKNLKTKAEFGINPGSEQVRYTAERDGILQVFEKLDAKIFTNACGPCIGQWARYSDPKNAPKNSIVHSFNRNFAKRADGNPNTHAFVASPELTAAIAIAGRLDFNPLTDKLINENGEEVMFDEPTGWELPPKGFEVKENGYVDPVEDGSGLEVSVSPTSERLQLLEPFTPIGDTITGAKLLIKAFGKCTTDHISMAGPWLRFRGHLDNISNNCLIGAVNAYNQQTNFVKNQLTGEYGGVPDVQREYKAAGIKTVVVGDHNYGEGSSREHAAMEPRHLGVAAVLVKSFARIHETNLKKQGMLALTFANENDYDLVQEDDTFNFLDLNEFAPDKPLSIELVHNDGSKDVITVNHSYNEAQIAWYNEGSALNLIKKQNAA
- a CDS encoding phosphoribosyltransferase domain-containing protein, encoding MTVTKNTILNHQEIQHKIRRIAYQIYESNVSEKEVILAGIDSNGYLLAQKLKASLDNISDINTILCKVIVDKKHPLEEVKTSLKQEDYTNKSIVLVDDVLNSGSTLIYGVKHFLNVPLKQFKTAVLVNRNHKKYPVKADFKGISLSTSIKEHVEVILDGDTFEAFLQ
- a CDS encoding TlpA disulfide reductase family protein — encoded protein: MILVLLLVPQTRFPIQLLINKGLALFGPSIEDVEDREVLSSYNWKLMDSNDKIVNFEDYQGKVVLINFWATWCPPCIAEMDSLEELYEIYKDEVVFVFVSNEEQPVVEQFLIKKNYGFRAYRPLQAPPKELEVSTIPRTFLIDKNGAIAIDKTGAANWSSDAVKEQIEKLLNIK
- a CDS encoding shikimate kinase gives rise to the protein MEKKIFLVGYMGSGKTSVGAKLAKILKCDFLDLDVFIEEKEGMTVRELFKLKGEIYFRRAESKYLQEIIDQKEIKVISLGGGTPCYGNNMGRILSASNAKSVYLKASIPTLTKRLFEERINRPLIAHLDSEELLVEFIGKHLFERSPYYSQSEVTVLTDGKSLDDIISEILSVEQ